One genomic window of Notamacropus eugenii isolate mMacEug1 chromosome 6, mMacEug1.pri_v2, whole genome shotgun sequence includes the following:
- the LOC140512606 gene encoding dolichyl-diphosphooligosaccharide--protein glycosyltransferase subunit 1-like, giving the protein MEVPAARLLVLLWAVGAARGAAASETQLVNEDVKRTVDLSSHLAKVMADVLLAHPGGSAAPASSFVLALEPVLEAWLAHLGVQLKGEEEEENHLEVREIKLKGKSGRLFTVKLPYSLAGGARVRVVIETVFTHALQPYPTQITQSAKQFVVFEGNHYFYSPYPTKTQTVRVKLASRNVESYTKLGNPTRSEDMLDYGPFKDIPPFSQDPFKVHYENNSPFLTITSMTRVIEVSHWGNIAVEETVDLKHTGAILKGPFSRYDYQRQADSGISSIRSFKTILPAAAQDVYYRDEIGNVSTSHLLILDDSVEMEIRPRFPLFGGWKTHYIIGYNLPSYEYFYNLGDQYVLKMRFVDHVFDEQVTDSLTVKIILPEGAKNIQVDSPYEISRAPDELHYTYLDTFGRTVIAAHKNNLVEQHIQDIVVHYTFNKILMLQEPLLVVAAFYILFFTVIIYVRLDFSITKDPAAEARMKVACITEQVLTLVNKRLGLYRHFDEAVNKYKQSRDVSTLNSGKKTLEMEHKSLTNEIASLQSRLKTEGSDLCDKVSDVQKLDSQVKDLLLKSSLEAERLVAGKLRKDAYIENEKALSSRRQELVTKIDNILDAL; this is encoded by the coding sequence ATGGAGGTGCCCGCTGCCCGCCTGCTGGTGCTGCTCTGGGCCGTGGGGGCGGCCCGCGGAGCCGCCGCCTCGGAGACGCAGCTGGTGAACGAGGACGTGAAGCGCACGGTGGACCTGAGCAGCCACCTGGCCAAGGTGATGGCCGATGTGCTGCTGGCGCACCCGGGCGGCTCCGCCGCGCCCGCCTCCTCCTTCGTGCTGGCGCTGGAGCCGGTGCTCGAGGCCTGGCTGGCCCACCTCGGGGTGCAgttaaagggagaagaggaggaagaaaatcatTTGGAAGTACGAGAAATAAAACTTAAAGGCAAAAGTGGGAGATTATTCACAGTGAAGCTTCCCTATTCCTTAGCTGGAGGTGCCAGGGTCCGAGTGGTCATTGAGACAGTCTTCACCCATGCTCTGCAGCCATATCCAACTCAGATCACCCAATCAGCAAAACAGTTTGTGGTTTTTGAGGGGAACCATTATTTCTATTCACCCTACCCAACTAAGACACAGACTGTGCGTGTGAAGCTGGCCTCCCGAAATGTTGAAAGCTATACCAAGCTTGGCAATCCTACCCGCTCCGAAGACATGCTGGATTATGGTCCCTTCAAAGACATTCCTCCCTTCAGTCAGGATCCATTTAAAGTGCATTATGAGAACAACAGCCCTTTCCTGACCATCACTAGCATGACCCGGGTCATTGAAGTCTCTCACTGGGGCAATATTGCCGTAGAGGAAACGGTAGACTTAAAACATACTGGTGCTATCCTCAAAGGGCCCTTTTCCCGTTACGACTATCAAAGACAGGCAGACAGTGGAATTTCCTCCATCAGGTCTTTCAAGACCATACTCCCTGCTGCTGCTCAAGATGTTTATTATAGGGATGAGATTGGAAATGTTTCTACCAGCCACCTTCTCATACTGGATGACTCTGTGGAGATGGAAATCCGCCCCCGCTTTCCACTCTTTGGTGGATGGAAGACCCATTACATTATTGGCTACAACCTTCCAAGCTATGAGTACTTTTATAACCTAGGTGACCAGTATGTCTTGAAGATGAGGTTTGTGGACCATGTGTTTGATGAACAAGTAACAGATTCTCTGACTGTGAAGATAATACTTCCAGAAGGGGCTAAGAACATTCAAGTGGACAGTCCTTATGAGATTAGCCGAGCCCCAGATGAGTTACACTATACCTACCTGGATACGTTTGGCCGCACAGTGATTGCTGCCCATAAGAACAACTTGGTGGAGCAACATATCCAAGACATTGTGGTACATTACACATTCAACAAGATTCTCATGTTGCAAGAACCCCTATTGGTGGTTGCAGCCTTTTATATCTTGTTCTTTACAGTGATCATCTATGTGAGGCTGGACTTTTCAATCACAAAGGATCCAGCTGCTGAAGCCAGGATGAAGGTGGCTTGCATCACTGAGCAGGTTTTAACTCTGGTCAACAAGAGATTAGGTCTGTACCGTCACTTTGATGAAGCTGTCAACAAGTACAAGCAATCACGCGATGTGTCCACTCTCAACAGTGGCAAGAAGACCTTGGAAATGGAGCATAAATCCTTGACTAATGAGATTGCATCTCTGCAGTCCAGACTGAAGACTGAGGGCTCTGATCTTTGTGACAAAGTCAGTGATGTCCAGAAACTAGACAGTCAGGTGAAAGATCTTCTGCTGAAATCATCGTTGGAGGCTGAGCGGCTGGTGGCTGGCAAGCTCAGGAAAGACGCTTATATTGAGAATGAGAAGGCTCTTTCCAGCAGACGCCAGGAGCTGGTCACCAAAATTGACAACATCCTGGATGCTCTGTAA